The following are from one region of the Bactrocera oleae isolate idBacOlea1 chromosome 6, idBacOlea1, whole genome shotgun sequence genome:
- the Cralbp gene encoding alpha-tocopherol transfer protein-like, which yields MKETIEQLTGSELTENMIKIAKRELREDKCSREQSLEQMRNWVLKHEDLRNVRLDDQFLLRFLRCKKFSVPMAQQTLLKYLNVRRTFPHMSTQLDFLDQKLNDIISSGYIFASPNRDKHGRRIVVINAKGFNAKIYNSSDQGRAHFLTYECLMEDQATQICGLVHVGDFSGVTTTHVTNWNPTEFARVFKWSEQSLPLRHKEIHLVNVPATLKWLIDFVKGRVSSKIRNRLTLYTQDKELGKHVDPACLPQELGGQIPLKAMVELWKAELLAKRETILNLDKIALLSDRDILRKRNYSTEKTSNGMNFVSQIEPIEGSFRKLEFD from the coding sequence ATGAAGGAAACGATTGAACAACTGACAGGTTCGGAGCTAACGGAAAATATGATAAAGATTGCGAAACGCGAACTGCGTGAAGATAAATGCTCGCGTGAACAAAGCTTGGAACAAATGCGCAACTGGGTACTTAAACACGAAGACTTACGAAATGTACGACTCGACGATCAATTTCTACTACGTTTCCTGCGTTGCAAGAAGTTCAGCGTCCCTATGGCCCAACAAACACTACTCAAATACCTGAATGTACGACGCACTTTCCCGCATATGAGCACACAGTTAGACTTTCTAGATCAAAAGTTGAATGACATTATTAGCAGCGGTTACATTTTTGCCTCACCGAATCGTGACAAGCACGGACGTCGTATTGTGGTAATCAACGCCAAAGGCTTCAATGCAAAGATCTACAACAGTAGTGATCAAGGGCGTGCACATTTCCTCACCTACGAGTGTCTCATGGAAGATCAAGCTACACAAATTTGTGGACTTGTTCACGTCGGTGACTTTTCCGGCGTCACCACAACACACGTGACCAATTGGAATCCTACCGAATTTGCGCGCGTCTTCAAGTGGAGCGAACAATCGCTACCGTTGCGACACAAAGAGATACACTTGGTGAATGTGCCGGCGACGCTGAAATGGTTGATCGATTTCGTTAAGGGGCGTGTCAGTTCAAAAATACGCAACCGCCTCACTCTCTATACACAAGACAAAGAATTGGGGAAACATGTTGATCCAGCTTGCCTGCCACAAGAATTGGGTGGTCAAATACCGCTCAAAGCGATGGTTGAACTTTGGAAAGCGGAATTGCTCGCCAAACGCGAGACTATACTCAACTTGGATAAGATTGCGCTGTTAAGCGATCGCGACATCTTGCGCAAAAGAAATTACAGTACCGAGAAGACTAGCAACGGCATGAATTTCGTGTCGCAGATCGAGCCAATCGAGGGCAGTTTTCGAAAACTGGAGTTCGATTAA
- the Pmi gene encoding transmembrane protein 11 homolog, mitochondrial, protein MRKSDEDSSTSAPTFRIIREVYESTNAHERFEAELDKALEAKVDYIIIEPPRLGDETERWITVGNCLHKTAVVSGVASLISSLLWRDRPVIAAPMCAVSLFCAGLYTVSWNYDPCCQYQVESDDEILSKLPLGDVSAPMILGYSPNNKTKYLHRSVTLLSAAFCAWQIWRSYK, encoded by the exons atgagaaaaagtgATGAGGATAG TTCTACAAGCGCACCAACCTTTCGCATAATACGTGAGGTTTACGAAAGCACTAATGCACATGAACGCTTTGAAGCTGAACTGGACAAAGCGTTGGAGGCTAAAGTGGATTACATAATTATCGAACCGCCAAGGTTGGGCGATGAAACTGAACGATGGATAACGGTTGGTAATTGCTTACACAAAACAGCCGTAGTTTCAGGCGTCGCTTCTCTCATATCTAGTTTATTATGGCGGGATCGGCCAGTGATTGCAGCGCCAATGTGCGCTGTTTCGCTTTTCTGTGCAGGATTATACACAGTATCTTGGAATTATGATCCATGCTGCCAGTATCAG GTGGAAAGCGATGATGAAATCCTAAGCAAATTACCACTCGGAGATGTGTCTGCTCCTATGATACTAGGCTACTCGCCTAAtaacaaaaccaaatatttgCATCGCAGTGTCACTTTATTATCAGCAGCATTCTGTGCATGGCAAATATGGCGGTCGTACAAGTAG
- the LOC106625037 gene encoding peptidoglycan recognition protein 1 isoform X2 has product MADGIRKSERLLMPWGSFYAPILRPSPRAQATVKSTLIAMNANERTPLLKKGQSYGGTSLAAAAAMSDGYISASAADSSYGSDNDNSSVQEDYAGHENAGMGKYRRDCCSYLQIMTFVLILAGGCVIATYLLIAESRIPAMQFSLDLVHRDIWSNVSAPLADFLNCSNVINIVIMQTGGSGCEKLDKCLKILRELQKQYQKQLGMAQEVPFNFLIGGDRQTYEARGWNYESGLNWVAQNATLVIAFIGNYTTLAPNALQLRSTLSLIAESVRQKKLQSQYKIYGLQNLTNSEVDGKALFDAISQWTQFKGLIQVL; this is encoded by the exons ATGGCAG ATGGTATACGTAAAAGCGAACGATTGCTGATGCCATGGGGTTCATTTTATGCCCCCATCTTGCGTCCATCTCCCAGAGCACAGGCAACAGTCAAATCAACTTTGATCGCAATGAATGCGAACGAGCGGACGCCGCTATTGAAGAAGGGTCAAAGTTATGGTGGCACATCGTTGGCGGCAGCGGCGGCTATGAGTGATGGCTATATCAGTGCGAGTGCAGCAGACAGCAGTTATGGCAGCGACAATGATAACTCGAGTGTCCAAGAAGATTATGCTGGACATGAGAACGCTGGGATGGGAAAGTATAGAAGGGATTGCTGCTCATATTTGCAAATTATGACATTTGTTTTGATTCTAGCCGGTGGCTGTGTTATCGCCACTTATCTCTTGATTGCTGAAT CGCGTATACCGGCCATGCAATTCTCGTTGGATCTAGTGCATCGTGACATATGGAGCAATGTTTCCGCGCCACTTGCAGACTTCCTTAACTGTTCTAACGTgataaatattgttataatgCAGACGGGTGGATCTGGTTGTGAAAAATTAGACAAATGTCTGAAAATACTACGGGAACTACAAAAACAG TATCAAAAGCAGCTTGGCATGGCGCAGGAGGTGCCATTTAACTTCCTAATCGGCGGTGATCGTCAGACATATGAGGCACGCGGCTGGAACTATGAAAGCGGTTTGAATTGGGTGGCACAAAATGCAACACTGGTGATCGCTTTCATAG gcAACTACACTACACTGGCACCCAACGCTTTGCAGCTGCGCTCAACGCTATCGCTTATTGCGGAGTCGGTGCGGCAAAAGAAACTCCAGAGTCAGTACAAAATTTACGGCttacaaaatttaacaaacagCGAAGTTGACGGTAAAGCACTCTTCGACGCTATTAGCCAGTGGACCCAGTTCAAAGGGCTGATACAAGTGCTCTGA
- the Rabex-5 gene encoding rab5 GDP/GTP exchange factor isoform X2, which yields MSLARVPQLRIVQRDLKCHQGCGFYGNAQFDGLCSKCFRERNDKRKKEQNALPPPANSTNTGGTSTAGRLSPQNLLGRVPNKRQDSMPEISTGTLTKKKSLVPAVFQKTLQSNTLKSKKLKQDGNLGQKTYVPDPTESQFMLQLRQLRIPDDGKRKLKSEIQRLDNAIRSYMNNSANKNVDELSEMVQNAYTKLADIVHSDQRFQIATNEDRESAIDFFEKVVMTQNHKFLFSPYFTLDEENDVKIQKRIRQLSWITAKHLVCSIDEVNAESRDLVYNAITELVGIDSYYSPQEKLECTVRCCRHIFELLKHSVGGPASADEFLPALIFVVLKANPVRLHSNVNFVTRFTNASRLMSGEGGYYFTNLCCAISFIENLNGESLGITEEEFDLLMSGDKAFSTPWESALLACEGLHLISENMKRMESLKKRNTSIATGIDNFRKDLEEFQREISDKVDACIAKAPLTILPIKTPPHLISKARAHLANGSETGLATSESIGHYSANLIAALTADEKTKKESTKNTLPTPLVQNSTNQIIDILEDASHTLALKDTSTTSIGRLSPLPPAQPNSDLQFTSPIFNYTPFDAISLLEDHSDSTDDYLISTDLRGGLTNVNYDFDLSDHSGENSVTEDLKLNLEEFDPLAQKSSTESDLQVVVQDGSTVGRSLLDSDSPTNGTLLPSPLKPTVTDYRGFSSFEIPSISCNTGDFASLNHSINESDLSLRTTSTVIENSKAN from the exons ATGTCACTAGCGCGTGTTCCCCAATTACGAATTGTACAACGTGACCTTAAATGCCATCAAGGCTGCGGATTTTATGGAAATGCCCAATTTGATGGACTCTGCTCCAAATGTTTTCGTGAACGAAACGATAAAAGAAAGAAAG AGCAGAATGCACTTCCTCCGCCTGCAAATTCGACGAATACCGGTGGCACGAGCACAGCTGGTCGATTGTCCCCACAAAACCTTTTGGGGCGAGTGCCAAACAAGAGACAGGACAGTATGCCGGAAATATCGACAGGTACACTTACGAAGAAGAAATCACTCGTGCCAGCTGTATTTCAAAAAACACTTCAATCAAATACGCTGaagagtaaaaaattaaaacaggaCGGTAATTTAG GACAAAAAACATATGTGCCCGATCCCACCGAAAGTCAATTTATGCTGCAACTACGCCAACTTCGCATACCTGATGATGGCAAAcgtaaactaaaaagtgaaattcAACGCCTAGATAATGCCATACGCAGTTATATGAATAATAGTgctaataaaaatgttgatGAATTGTCAGAGATGGTACAAAATGCATACACCAAACTGGCGGATATAGTGCACAGTGACCAACGTTTCCAAATTGCCACCAACGAAGACCGTGAAAGTGCAATCGATTTCTTCGAAAAAGTTGTCATGACTCAAAATCACAA ATTCCTATTTAGTCCGTATTTCACGCTCGATGAAGAAAACgatgtaaaaatacaaaaacgcaTACGTCAACTCAGTTGGATAACGGCAAAACATTTAGTATGCAGCATTGATGAAGTTAATGCGGAGTCGCGAGACCTGGTCTATAATGCTATAACAG AACTGGTAGGCATCGATTCATATTACTCACCACAAGAGAAACTGGAGTGCACAGTGCGCTGTTGTCGCCACATTTTTGAATTACTGAAGCATTCAGTTGGAGGTCCGGCAAGCGCAGATGAATTTCTTCCTGCTCTCATTTTCGTTGTGTTAAAAGCTAATCCAGTACGACTGCATAGTAATGTAAACTTCGTAACACGCTTTACTAATGCATCACGCTTAATGAGTGGTGAAGGTGGTTATTATTTCACGAAtctg TGCTGCGCAATCTCATTTATTGAGAATTTAAATGGCGAAAGTCTGGGTATCACAGAAGAAGAATTCGATTTACTCATGTCAGGAGATAAAGCATTTAGTACACCTTGGGAAAGCGCTTTGTTGGCTTGTGAGGGATTACATTTGATATCGGAGAATATGAAGCGCATGGAATCATTAAAGAAGCGGAATACTAGCATTGCTACTGGTATTGATAATTTCCGTAAAGACCTCGAAGAGTTTCAG CGGGAGATTTCCGATAAAGTTGATGCTTGCATCGCAAAAGCCCCACTAACTATCCTGCCCATAAAAACACCACCACATTTAATCAGTAAAGCAAGAGCTCACCTGGCAAATGGGAGTGAAACAGGTTTAGCGACCAGCGAATCAATTGGACATTATAGTGCTAATTTGATTGCTGCATTAACCGCCGATGAGAAAACGAAAAAAGAGAGTACAAAAAATACTCTTCCCACGCCTTTAGTACAAAACAGCACAAATCAAATAATTGATATTTTGGAGGACGCATCACACACATTGGCACTTAAAGACACAAGTACTACATCGATTGGTCGGCTATCGCCTCTACCACCAGCACAGCCAAACTCTGACCTGCAATTCACATCtccaatttttaattatacaccTTTCGATGCCATTTCGCTATTGGAAGATCATTCTGATTCCACTGATGATTATTTAATTAGCACAGATTTACGAGGTGGACTTACAAATGTAAATTATGACTTTGATTTATCCGACCACAGCGGTGAAAACAGTGTTACCGaggatttgaaattaaatttggaaGAATTCGATCCCCTTGCACAAAAATCGTCGACAGAAAGTGATCTGCAAGTAGTTGTCCAAGATGGAAGTACAGTTGGGCGTAGTTTATTGGACAGTGATTCGCCCACAAATGGAACATTGCTTCCATCGCCGTTGAAACCGACAGTAACTGATTATCGAGGTTTCTCGAGTTTCGAAATACCGTCTATTTCTTGTAATACTGGGGATTTTGCATCACTAAACCATTCTATTAATGAAAGCGATCTTAGCTTAAGGACAACTAGCACTGTAATTGAAAATAGTAAAGCTAATTGA
- the LOC106625037 gene encoding peptidoglycan-recognition protein LD isoform X1, with the protein MTIAVRRCVHKDILTPTSDNSELSSSMPLQLSNRSVANFVNYYEHDQKYEEFFAQLETLLTNFWHLIKLISGFNLLRTLLITLIHFNKDGIRKSERLLMPWGSFYAPILRPSPRAQATVKSTLIAMNANERTPLLKKGQSYGGTSLAAAAAMSDGYISASAADSSYGSDNDNSSVQEDYAGHENAGMGKYRRDCCSYLQIMTFVLILAGGCVIATYLLIAESRIPAMQFSLDLVHRDIWSNVSAPLADFLNCSNVINIVIMQTGGSGCEKLDKCLKILRELQKQYQKQLGMAQEVPFNFLIGGDRQTYEARGWNYESGLNWVAQNATLVIAFIGNYTTLAPNALQLRSTLSLIAESVRQKKLQSQYKIYGLQNLTNSEVDGKALFDAISQWTQFKGLIQVL; encoded by the exons ATGACGATAGCGGTACGACGCTGTGTTCATAAAGATATTCTCACGCCGACCAGTGACAATTCTGAGCTCAGTTCGAGTATGCCACTGCAGCTAAGCAATCGTAGTGTTGCCAATTTCGTAAACTATTACGAACACGATCAGAAATATGAAGAATTCTTTGCGCAGCTGGAAACGTTGCTAACCAACTTTTGGcatttaatcaaattaatttctGGTTTCAATTTACTACGTACTCTACTAATAACTCTCATTCATTTCAACAAAGATGGTATACGTAAAAGCGAACGATTGCTGATGCCATGGGGTTCATTTTATGCCCCCATCTTGCGTCCATCTCCCAGAGCACAGGCAACAGTCAAATCAACTTTGATCGCAATGAATGCGAACGAGCGGACGCCGCTATTGAAGAAGGGTCAAAGTTATGGTGGCACATCGTTGGCGGCAGCGGCGGCTATGAGTGATGGCTATATCAGTGCGAGTGCAGCAGACAGCAGTTATGGCAGCGACAATGATAACTCGAGTGTCCAAGAAGATTATGCTGGACATGAGAACGCTGGGATGGGAAAGTATAGAAGGGATTGCTGCTCATATTTGCAAATTATGACATTTGTTTTGATTCTAGCCGGTGGCTGTGTTATCGCCACTTATCTCTTGATTGCTGAAT CGCGTATACCGGCCATGCAATTCTCGTTGGATCTAGTGCATCGTGACATATGGAGCAATGTTTCCGCGCCACTTGCAGACTTCCTTAACTGTTCTAACGTgataaatattgttataatgCAGACGGGTGGATCTGGTTGTGAAAAATTAGACAAATGTCTGAAAATACTACGGGAACTACAAAAACAG TATCAAAAGCAGCTTGGCATGGCGCAGGAGGTGCCATTTAACTTCCTAATCGGCGGTGATCGTCAGACATATGAGGCACGCGGCTGGAACTATGAAAGCGGTTTGAATTGGGTGGCACAAAATGCAACACTGGTGATCGCTTTCATAG gcAACTACACTACACTGGCACCCAACGCTTTGCAGCTGCGCTCAACGCTATCGCTTATTGCGGAGTCGGTGCGGCAAAAGAAACTCCAGAGTCAGTACAAAATTTACGGCttacaaaatttaacaaacagCGAAGTTGACGGTAAAGCACTCTTCGACGCTATTAGCCAGTGGACCCAGTTCAAAGGGCTGATACAAGTGCTCTGA
- the Rabex-5 gene encoding rab5 GDP/GTP exchange factor isoform X1: MSLARVPQLRIVQRDLKCHQGCGFYGNAQFDGLCSKCFRERNDKRKKAEQNALPPPANSTNTGGTSTAGRLSPQNLLGRVPNKRQDSMPEISTGTLTKKKSLVPAVFQKTLQSNTLKSKKLKQDGNLGQKTYVPDPTESQFMLQLRQLRIPDDGKRKLKSEIQRLDNAIRSYMNNSANKNVDELSEMVQNAYTKLADIVHSDQRFQIATNEDRESAIDFFEKVVMTQNHKFLFSPYFTLDEENDVKIQKRIRQLSWITAKHLVCSIDEVNAESRDLVYNAITELVGIDSYYSPQEKLECTVRCCRHIFELLKHSVGGPASADEFLPALIFVVLKANPVRLHSNVNFVTRFTNASRLMSGEGGYYFTNLCCAISFIENLNGESLGITEEEFDLLMSGDKAFSTPWESALLACEGLHLISENMKRMESLKKRNTSIATGIDNFRKDLEEFQREISDKVDACIAKAPLTILPIKTPPHLISKARAHLANGSETGLATSESIGHYSANLIAALTADEKTKKESTKNTLPTPLVQNSTNQIIDILEDASHTLALKDTSTTSIGRLSPLPPAQPNSDLQFTSPIFNYTPFDAISLLEDHSDSTDDYLISTDLRGGLTNVNYDFDLSDHSGENSVTEDLKLNLEEFDPLAQKSSTESDLQVVVQDGSTVGRSLLDSDSPTNGTLLPSPLKPTVTDYRGFSSFEIPSISCNTGDFASLNHSINESDLSLRTTSTVIENSKAN; encoded by the exons ATGTCACTAGCGCGTGTTCCCCAATTACGAATTGTACAACGTGACCTTAAATGCCATCAAGGCTGCGGATTTTATGGAAATGCCCAATTTGATGGACTCTGCTCCAAATGTTTTCGTGAACGAAACGATAAAAGAAAGAAAG CAGAGCAGAATGCACTTCCTCCGCCTGCAAATTCGACGAATACCGGTGGCACGAGCACAGCTGGTCGATTGTCCCCACAAAACCTTTTGGGGCGAGTGCCAAACAAGAGACAGGACAGTATGCCGGAAATATCGACAGGTACACTTACGAAGAAGAAATCACTCGTGCCAGCTGTATTTCAAAAAACACTTCAATCAAATACGCTGaagagtaaaaaattaaaacaggaCGGTAATTTAG GACAAAAAACATATGTGCCCGATCCCACCGAAAGTCAATTTATGCTGCAACTACGCCAACTTCGCATACCTGATGATGGCAAAcgtaaactaaaaagtgaaattcAACGCCTAGATAATGCCATACGCAGTTATATGAATAATAGTgctaataaaaatgttgatGAATTGTCAGAGATGGTACAAAATGCATACACCAAACTGGCGGATATAGTGCACAGTGACCAACGTTTCCAAATTGCCACCAACGAAGACCGTGAAAGTGCAATCGATTTCTTCGAAAAAGTTGTCATGACTCAAAATCACAA ATTCCTATTTAGTCCGTATTTCACGCTCGATGAAGAAAACgatgtaaaaatacaaaaacgcaTACGTCAACTCAGTTGGATAACGGCAAAACATTTAGTATGCAGCATTGATGAAGTTAATGCGGAGTCGCGAGACCTGGTCTATAATGCTATAACAG AACTGGTAGGCATCGATTCATATTACTCACCACAAGAGAAACTGGAGTGCACAGTGCGCTGTTGTCGCCACATTTTTGAATTACTGAAGCATTCAGTTGGAGGTCCGGCAAGCGCAGATGAATTTCTTCCTGCTCTCATTTTCGTTGTGTTAAAAGCTAATCCAGTACGACTGCATAGTAATGTAAACTTCGTAACACGCTTTACTAATGCATCACGCTTAATGAGTGGTGAAGGTGGTTATTATTTCACGAAtctg TGCTGCGCAATCTCATTTATTGAGAATTTAAATGGCGAAAGTCTGGGTATCACAGAAGAAGAATTCGATTTACTCATGTCAGGAGATAAAGCATTTAGTACACCTTGGGAAAGCGCTTTGTTGGCTTGTGAGGGATTACATTTGATATCGGAGAATATGAAGCGCATGGAATCATTAAAGAAGCGGAATACTAGCATTGCTACTGGTATTGATAATTTCCGTAAAGACCTCGAAGAGTTTCAG CGGGAGATTTCCGATAAAGTTGATGCTTGCATCGCAAAAGCCCCACTAACTATCCTGCCCATAAAAACACCACCACATTTAATCAGTAAAGCAAGAGCTCACCTGGCAAATGGGAGTGAAACAGGTTTAGCGACCAGCGAATCAATTGGACATTATAGTGCTAATTTGATTGCTGCATTAACCGCCGATGAGAAAACGAAAAAAGAGAGTACAAAAAATACTCTTCCCACGCCTTTAGTACAAAACAGCACAAATCAAATAATTGATATTTTGGAGGACGCATCACACACATTGGCACTTAAAGACACAAGTACTACATCGATTGGTCGGCTATCGCCTCTACCACCAGCACAGCCAAACTCTGACCTGCAATTCACATCtccaatttttaattatacaccTTTCGATGCCATTTCGCTATTGGAAGATCATTCTGATTCCACTGATGATTATTTAATTAGCACAGATTTACGAGGTGGACTTACAAATGTAAATTATGACTTTGATTTATCCGACCACAGCGGTGAAAACAGTGTTACCGaggatttgaaattaaatttggaaGAATTCGATCCCCTTGCACAAAAATCGTCGACAGAAAGTGATCTGCAAGTAGTTGTCCAAGATGGAAGTACAGTTGGGCGTAGTTTATTGGACAGTGATTCGCCCACAAATGGAACATTGCTTCCATCGCCGTTGAAACCGACAGTAACTGATTATCGAGGTTTCTCGAGTTTCGAAATACCGTCTATTTCTTGTAATACTGGGGATTTTGCATCACTAAACCATTCTATTAATGAAAGCGATCTTAGCTTAAGGACAACTAGCACTGTAATTGAAAATAGTAAAGCTAATTGA